The following coding sequences lie in one Takifugu rubripes chromosome 8, fTakRub1.2, whole genome shotgun sequence genomic window:
- the LOC115250595 gene encoding apoptotic chromatin condensation inducer in the nucleus-like isoform X1: MADEDITLDGKPLQSLRVADLKAALEQRNLSKSGQKNTLIKRLKGALMLENLQKSSSSHCGLQPNSQIGQEMSQNSFIQQYLAKQQELLRQRLEREAQQNEEANDSPAVVEEDEDQLEDNDSSLRVTNKVSTRIPSEDRNCLTRCGGSPVFWQHSQSSVARVQEKGDSTLGPVITGPSAEVPGAKIQQAAFQQGHKEPPTPSPPRAIASLSVRVLAQPPAVPRTNEEGAAPTEPGSAHPVLHLSRSAGGHAREDSDADDSDDAESEDDEDWGPWPGRGAESQQGGLAAAAGASQHAGNVREVQTQASAAAAHPAAAGASRPNAAPPPDPSSFSSSEPFSVTRHSQAEPARHGRAGGRKRRGAL, from the exons ATGGCGGACGAAGATATTACGcttgatggaaaacctctacaATCGCTCCGAGTCGCCGATTTAAAGGCCGCTCTGGAGCAGAGAAACCTCTCGAAGAGCGGACAGAAGAACACGCTCATCAAGCGACTGAAAGGG GCTCTGATGCTTGAAAACCTTCAGAAGTCATCCTCGTCTCACTGTGGGCTGCAGCCGAACTCGCAG ATCGGTCAGGAGATGAGCCAGAATAGCTTCATACAGCAGTACCTGGccaagcagcaggagctcctacgACAGCGACTGGAGAGAGAAGCCCAGCAGAACGAGGAGGCCAATG ACAGTCCagcggtggtggaggaggatgaagaccaGTTGGAGGACAATGACAGCTCTCTCCGTGTCACTAACAAGGTCAGCACACGCATTCCTTCAGAGGACAGGAACTGTTTGACCAGATGTGGCGGTAGCCCCGTCTTCTGG CAGCATTCCCAGTCTTCAGTGGCCAGGGTACAAGAGAAAGGAGATTCAACGCTAGGTCCCGTGATAACAGGTCCCTCTGCTGAGGTTCCAGGAGCTAAGATCCAACAAGCTGCCTTTCAGCAAGGACACAAAGAGCCACCGACTCCTTCTCCCCCCCGTGCCATAGCCTCCCTGTCGGTGCGTGTCCTGGCCCAGCCCCCCGCCGTACCTCGCACCAACGAGGAGGGCGCCGCGCCGACTGAACCGGGGTCGGCTCATCCCGTCCTCCACTTAAGCCGGTCGGCGGGGGGCCACGCCCGCGAGGACAGCGACGCTGACGACAGCGACGACGCCGAGAGCGAGGACGACGAAGACTGGGGGCCCTGGCCCGGGCGGGGCGCCGAGAGCCAACAGGGCGGCCTCGCAGCCGCAGCAGGTGCCTCCCAGCATGCCGGCAACGTTCGCGAGGTCCAAACGCAAGCTTCAGCCGCCGCAGCACATCCCGCCGCCGCAGGCGCATCACGCCCCAATGCAGCTCCGCCACCCgacccctcctccttctcctcctccgaaCCTTTTTCCGTTACCCGACACTCCCAAGCAGAGCCCGCCAGACACGGCCGAGCAGGAGGGAGAAAGCGCCGCGGCGCCCTTTGA
- the LOC115250595 gene encoding apoptotic chromatin condensation inducer in the nucleus-like isoform X2: MADEDITLDGKPLQSLRVADLKAALEQRNLSKSGQKNTLIKRLKGALMLENLQKSSSSHCGLQPNSQIGQEMSQNSFIQQYLAKQQELLRQRLEREAQQNEEANDSPAVVEEDEDQLEDNDSSLRVTNKQHSQSSVARVQEKGDSTLGPVITGPSAEVPGAKIQQAAFQQGHKEPPTPSPPRAIASLSVRVLAQPPAVPRTNEEGAAPTEPGSAHPVLHLSRSAGGHAREDSDADDSDDAESEDDEDWGPWPGRGAESQQGGLAAAAGASQHAGNVREVQTQASAAAAHPAAAGASRPNAAPPPDPSSFSSSEPFSVTRHSQAEPARHGRAGGRKRRGAL, encoded by the exons ATGGCGGACGAAGATATTACGcttgatggaaaacctctacaATCGCTCCGAGTCGCCGATTTAAAGGCCGCTCTGGAGCAGAGAAACCTCTCGAAGAGCGGACAGAAGAACACGCTCATCAAGCGACTGAAAGGG GCTCTGATGCTTGAAAACCTTCAGAAGTCATCCTCGTCTCACTGTGGGCTGCAGCCGAACTCGCAG ATCGGTCAGGAGATGAGCCAGAATAGCTTCATACAGCAGTACCTGGccaagcagcaggagctcctacgACAGCGACTGGAGAGAGAAGCCCAGCAGAACGAGGAGGCCAATG ACAGTCCagcggtggtggaggaggatgaagaccaGTTGGAGGACAATGACAGCTCTCTCCGTGTCACTAACAAG CAGCATTCCCAGTCTTCAGTGGCCAGGGTACAAGAGAAAGGAGATTCAACGCTAGGTCCCGTGATAACAGGTCCCTCTGCTGAGGTTCCAGGAGCTAAGATCCAACAAGCTGCCTTTCAGCAAGGACACAAAGAGCCACCGACTCCTTCTCCCCCCCGTGCCATAGCCTCCCTGTCGGTGCGTGTCCTGGCCCAGCCCCCCGCCGTACCTCGCACCAACGAGGAGGGCGCCGCGCCGACTGAACCGGGGTCGGCTCATCCCGTCCTCCACTTAAGCCGGTCGGCGGGGGGCCACGCCCGCGAGGACAGCGACGCTGACGACAGCGACGACGCCGAGAGCGAGGACGACGAAGACTGGGGGCCCTGGCCCGGGCGGGGCGCCGAGAGCCAACAGGGCGGCCTCGCAGCCGCAGCAGGTGCCTCCCAGCATGCCGGCAACGTTCGCGAGGTCCAAACGCAAGCTTCAGCCGCCGCAGCACATCCCGCCGCCGCAGGCGCATCACGCCCCAATGCAGCTCCGCCACCCgacccctcctccttctcctcctccgaaCCTTTTTCCGTTACCCGACACTCCCAAGCAGAGCCCGCCAGACACGGCCGAGCAGGAGGGAGAAAGCGCCGCGGCGCCCTTTGA
- the LOC115250595 gene encoding apoptotic chromatin condensation inducer in the nucleus-like isoform X3: MADEDITLDGKPLQSLRVADLKAALEQRNLSKSGQKNTLIKRLKGALMLENLQKSSSSHCGLQPNSQIGQEMSQNSFIQQYLAKQQELLRQRLEREAQQNEEANDSPAVVEEDEDQLEDNDSSLRVTNKHSQSSVARVQEKGDSTLGPVITGPSAEVPGAKIQQAAFQQGHKEPPTPSPPRAIASLSVRVLAQPPAVPRTNEEGAAPTEPGSAHPVLHLSRSAGGHAREDSDADDSDDAESEDDEDWGPWPGRGAESQQGGLAAAAGASQHAGNVREVQTQASAAAAHPAAAGASRPNAAPPPDPSSFSSSEPFSVTRHSQAEPARHGRAGGRKRRGAL; encoded by the exons ATGGCGGACGAAGATATTACGcttgatggaaaacctctacaATCGCTCCGAGTCGCCGATTTAAAGGCCGCTCTGGAGCAGAGAAACCTCTCGAAGAGCGGACAGAAGAACACGCTCATCAAGCGACTGAAAGGG GCTCTGATGCTTGAAAACCTTCAGAAGTCATCCTCGTCTCACTGTGGGCTGCAGCCGAACTCGCAG ATCGGTCAGGAGATGAGCCAGAATAGCTTCATACAGCAGTACCTGGccaagcagcaggagctcctacgACAGCGACTGGAGAGAGAAGCCCAGCAGAACGAGGAGGCCAATG ACAGTCCagcggtggtggaggaggatgaagaccaGTTGGAGGACAATGACAGCTCTCTCCGTGTCACTAACAAG CATTCCCAGTCTTCAGTGGCCAGGGTACAAGAGAAAGGAGATTCAACGCTAGGTCCCGTGATAACAGGTCCCTCTGCTGAGGTTCCAGGAGCTAAGATCCAACAAGCTGCCTTTCAGCAAGGACACAAAGAGCCACCGACTCCTTCTCCCCCCCGTGCCATAGCCTCCCTGTCGGTGCGTGTCCTGGCCCAGCCCCCCGCCGTACCTCGCACCAACGAGGAGGGCGCCGCGCCGACTGAACCGGGGTCGGCTCATCCCGTCCTCCACTTAAGCCGGTCGGCGGGGGGCCACGCCCGCGAGGACAGCGACGCTGACGACAGCGACGACGCCGAGAGCGAGGACGACGAAGACTGGGGGCCCTGGCCCGGGCGGGGCGCCGAGAGCCAACAGGGCGGCCTCGCAGCCGCAGCAGGTGCCTCCCAGCATGCCGGCAACGTTCGCGAGGTCCAAACGCAAGCTTCAGCCGCCGCAGCACATCCCGCCGCCGCAGGCGCATCACGCCCCAATGCAGCTCCGCCACCCgacccctcctccttctcctcctccgaaCCTTTTTCCGTTACCCGACACTCCCAAGCAGAGCCCGCCAGACACGGCCGAGCAGGAGGGAGAAAGCGCCGCGGCGCCCTTTGA